Part of the Solidesulfovibrio fructosivorans JJ] genome is shown below.
CACATCTTCTCCCTTCCTCCTCCCTAAAATAACCTCCCCACCGCGACGATGGCCATGCCGAGGGCCACGGGGCCGAAGAAGCCGCGTGTTTTGATGGCCAGGGCCAGGGCGGCCAGTCCCGCCCACAGGGTCAGGTTTTCCAGACCCAGTTGAAGGTGGTTTTCCTGGATGAGGAGGGCCGGCGCGGCCAGGGCGGCCAGTACCGCCGCCGGCACGTGGGAGAGGAAGCGGATGACGGGGGCCGGCAGCGTGCGCCCGGAGAGGACGAGCAGCGGCGCGCAGCGCGTGGCGTAGGTCACCGCAGCCATGGCGCAGATGATGCAGAAGATGCCTATCTGTCCGTCCATGCCGCCACCGCCGTGCCGCACGCCGCGCCGGCGAGTCCGGCCGCGAGCGTTCCGAATCCCGAAGCCCCGTGAAGGGCCGCCACGAGCGAAAATGCCGCCCCGGCCAGAGCCGCCGCCACATGGGAAAGACCCTTGAGCTGGCCGGCCAGAAGGGCCACGAACATTCCGGGCAGCGCGAAATCCAGGGCAAAGGCCCGGCCGTCGCCGAGCGCGTCGCCGACGATCACGCCGAGCGCCGTCCCCAGGACCCAGGACGCCTGGGCCAGCAGGTTGATGGACAGGGTGCGCGCCTTGTCCGTATCGCCCCGGCCGAAGCGGGCCGCGTGCAGGGCGAAGCTCTCGTCGGTCAGCTCGAAGGAAAAGGCGGCCAGCTCCCGCTTGCGCCAGCCGGAGAGCAGCGGGGCCATGGCCGCCGAAAAGAGCACGTGGCGCAAATTGACGGCAAGGGTGGTGATGACGATGGAAAGCCCGGAGGCCCCGGCCGCGAAAAGCCCCACCGCCACGAGCTGGGCCGAGCCGGCGTAGACCAAAAGCGACATGGCCAGCACGTTGAGCGCCCCGAGTCCGGCCTTGCCGGCGAGCACCCCATAGGCCATACCAACCGGAACGTACCCCAGGGCGATGGGCAGGGTCTGGCCCATGGCCGCGCGCCACACCGTCTCGGGGGCGCCGGTATGTTCTCCGCTATACGACATACAATCCTCTTTCCGGGAGATACGCGTCACGCGCCATGAAAATCGTCGCCTTCGTTCTTACGGCCCTGGGCCTGGCCTACGGCAGCTACCTCGTCTACCTGTACATCGCCCAGGACGGCATGGTCTTTCCCGGCCGGGCGGCCGATGCGGCCCGTGAACAGGAAATCGGCCGCTACTATGCCGACCTGCGACCATTCGACGTCACGGCCGCCGACGGCACGAAGCTGACGGGGTATTATCTGCCCCGTACACGAAACGGCCATCCGGCCCCGGCGGTGTTGTATTTTTGCGGCAACGCCGAGCAGCAGTCCGGCTTTTTCCTATGGTCTCCAAACGAATTGCAGCCCTATGGCGTGGCCGGCGTGGACTACCGGGGCTACGGCCATTCGGCCGGAAAGGCAACGGAAAAGGCCCTCAAGTCCGACGCCCTGGCCGTCTACGACGCCCTGGCCCAAAAGCTCGGCGACGATCCCCGCATCCTGGTCATGGGCCGAAGCCTGGGCACGGCCCTGGCCGCCTGGGTGGCGGCGCGGCGTCCCGTGGCCGGGCTGATCCTGGTCACGCCCTTCGATTCGCTGGCCTCCGTGGGCCAGCAGGCCCACCCCTTCGTGCCGGTGCGGCTGCTCATGAAATACCCGTTCAACGTGCTGCCGGACGCGGCCAAGGTGCGCGCCCCCACGCTGTTCCTCGTAGCCGGCGAGGATACCCTGGTCCCGCCCGTCCATGCCGAGCGCCTGGCCGCGGCCTGGAAAGGCCCCAAGGAAGTGCGCGTCATCGACGGCGCGACCCACGGCAACATCGTGGATACCCCGGAATACTGGACGTACATACGCGATTTCGTCAAGAAACACCTGCATTAGGAAAGGGCGCGGGGCCCCCTTACGCCCCTGCGTCCCGTGGCCCTGTCGGCCGTATTCCCGCCCGGACCAAACCGCATCCGAAGGAGGACACAACATGGCGCTGCCGGTATCCGACCAATTGCTCGAACGATTGATGGAAGAGGATGTCCCTTACGGCGACCTGACGACGAAGATACTCGGCATCGGGCACAAGCCGGGAAAAATCGTTTTTTCGACGCGGGAGCCCACGGTGCTGTGCGCCACCGAAGAGGCCGCCGGGATATTGAAAAAATTCGGAGCCGAAATACGGCTTGCCAAGCCGAGCGGGGAATATCTCCCGGAAGGCGTCGTCTTTCTCGAAGCGGAGGGCACCGCCGCCGCGCTGCACGCGGGCTGGCGTCTGGCTCTAAACCTCCTCGAATACGTGTCGGGCATCGCCACGCGCACCCGAAGAATCGTCGACATCGCGAAGAAGATCAATCCGGACATCTCGATCGCCCCGACCCGCAAGTCCTTTCCGGGGACGAAAAAACTGGCGATCAAGGCGGTGGAATGCGCCGGCGCGCGCCCGCACCGCCTGGGGTTGTCCGAGTCCATTTTGATTTTCAAGCACCACATGGCCTTCCTGGGCGGCCTGGAAAGCCTGTGCGCGGACATCAAGCGGCTTCGGGTCGAAGCGCCGAGCATGAAGCTGGCCATCGAGGTCGAGGACGAAGCCGGGGCGCTGTCCGCGGCAAAGGCCGGCTTCGACATCATCCAGGTCGACAAGATGGCCAGCGCCGGCCTCATCGAACTGATCGGCAAGGTGCGCGCCATTAATCCGACGATACTGATCGCCGCCGCCGGAGGCGTCAACGAGGCCAACACCGCGGAATACGCCGCGACCGGAGCGGACATTCTTGTGCTCTCGTCGGTCTTTTTCGGCAAGACCAGCGACATAGGAGCCCGCATCGTTCCTCTGCCGTGAGGGGGGCCGCGACTTGACGGTCAAGGTTCGCTCCTGGTAGCGAAGTACTCGCTTTGTCGGAGCATCCATGTCCGCGGAAAGGGCTGCGCCCACGACATGCTGATCGCATCCCCGATCCGTATCTCCCTTTTTTGTCTGAAGCGGGCACAGACACCAAAAAAGGGAGCCCCCCATGCCGCAATCGCTTGACCGAACCCGCAAGGCGTTTCAACTCAATCTCGAACAACAGCGCAAACGCGCCAAGGACCTTTGCCGGGCGGCAAGGCGGGGCGATCCCGCCGCCCTGGCCCGCGTCGCGAAGTGTCTGGCCGGCGCGGGCAAAGCGGCTCCCGCCGACGCGCAGGCGTTCAAGCTCGCGGACGCCCAGTGGGTCATCGCCCGCGAACTCGGGCTCGGCGGCTGGGCGCGGCTCAAAGAACACATCGCCGCCATGGAACGGGAACGGGCGGCCATCGGCGGCCATGAAGCCCCCGACCACGGTCCGAAAACGCTGCATATCCGTTGCGGCGGCGACATTGCCGAGGCGCTCCGCCAGGCCGGCTTCACCGGGGATTACCTGGAGTACGCCAATCCCTTTTGCCAGGGCCCGGTGACCGGGGAGCCCGACGACCCGGAGCGGCTTCTCGAGCGGGCCCGTTTTTTGGCGCAGAGCTACGGGAACCATCTCGGCATCACCTTCTCCCAATGCGAAACGCGGCTCAGGCGGGAGGAAGACCGGCTCGCCGCCGCCCCCCGCGACTACGAACGCGTCGTGTTGTGGTTCGAGCACGACAGCTTCGACCAGCTCATCCTGATCCGCTGTCTTTCCTTGTTCGCGGCGCATCGCCCGCCTCTTTTGGATCTGGTTTCGGCAAACCGGTTTCCCGGATCGCGCCGGTTCCTGGGCCTTGGCCAATTGCCGCCGGAAGGGCTACGGCTTTTATGGGCGGGTCGGAACCCCGTATCGGCGCAACAAACGGCGCTTGGGCAAAAAGCCTGGAAAGCCCTGCAGTCGCCCGACCCGACAGGGCTCGCCGCTCTCGCGGACGAGCGCTCCGGCCTCCTGCCCGATCTTTCCCCGGCCCTGCGCCGCCATTTGCGGGAACTTCCCTCGGTCAGAAACGGCCTTAGCCTGACCGAGGAGCTCGTTCTCGCCAGCCTCGCCCGGGGCGGCGAGACCATAGGCGACATCTTCCATGGCCTTCTGACGGATCGCGAGCCCCTGCCCTGGCTCGGGGACATCATGTTCCTCTATATCGTCGAAGCAATGGGAAAGGCGCTGAGGCCGCCGTACGCCATTTCGCCGGAAACGGCGTCGGAGCCCTGGCAACGCCGTTTCCTGACGATCACCCCGGTCGGGGAGCAGGTGCTTTCGGGCGAGAGGGACTGGCTGACGCTTATGCCGCCGGAGCGATGGGTCGGCGGGGTCCGCATCGCGCCCGGGGCGGGCGCCTGGCGGTGGGACGAGGACAAGAATCGGCCGGTCTTCGTCCGACAGCCGACGCCAGCCTCCCCTTCGCCGCATTTGTAACCGCAACGGGCTTGCCAAAGCGCCGGGTTCATGTACCTCCTGGTATAGGAAAGACGAATCGCCGTTTTCCCTTTAGCCCGGAGGTCCGCCATGCGCGTTGACGACCATGCCCATGTCTTCACCTTCAAGACGTTTCTGACCCGTGCGGCCGAAGCCGACCTCAAGGTCCGCCTCATGGCCTGGCATCTGTCCGAAGCGGCCGCCAACGATGCGGTCAGGCTGGCCAAGGCGGTGCTGCTCGGCGAGAACGCCGATGTCCGTCTGGCCGCGTTCGCGGCGACGTGGGGCCTCGGCGGGAGTCCCATCCTGGAATTTTTGCGCCGGGGCTGTCTGCCGGATATCGGCGCGGTGACGGACGCGCTCATGGCCGATACGGCGACGGCCGCGGAGGAGGCCGATGCCGCCGCCGTGCTGCTCATGATGGACGTGGTGGACCAGGACTCCACACCGGAGGAGCTGGCCCTCTACGAAACCCAGTTCACCCAGACGGCCGACCAGGCCGAGCGCTATCCCGGCCGGGCGTTGCCCTTTGTGATGATCAACCCCCTGCGCGGCAACGCCGCCCTGGACTATCTGCGGCGCGGCCTCGACGAGGGGCGCTGCGTCGGGGTCAAGCTCTACCCGTCGCTCGGCTACACCGTCACCGACCCGATGATCCCGAAGATCCTGCGCGCCTGCCAGGACGCCGCCGCGCCGATCATCATGCACTGCAACGACGCCGGGTTCTGCGGCCCGGGTTACGACTGCACCTATTGCTCGCCCATGGATTGGCAGGACGCGGTCGCGGACTACGACGTGCGTTTCGATTTCGCCCACTTCGGCGACCACACCAAAGGCAACGCGGCCAGCGACACCCATCCGTCCTGGCGCGACTTCATCACCACGCTCATGGACCGCTTCCCCGACCGGGTCTACGCCGACGTGTCCTACCAGTCCGGTCCCCTGGGCACGCCGGAGGAGCGGGAAGCCTATGTCGCCTGGCTCAAAGGGCAGCTGGCCAACGAGAAGCGCGGCAAGAACATCCTCTTCGGCACCGACAGCTTTCTTATTTTTCTGGCGACGACGGCCAGGAACTATTGGGATTTCTTCAAGACCGCCCTGGGCGACGATTTCAACCGGATCGCCGTGGAGAACCCGGCCCGGTTCCTGGGCCTGCCGGCGGCGGGGACGGCCCCGGACCCGAATACGGCCCTGGGCCGGCATGTGGCCTATCTGCGGGAGCGCAAAAACGCCCCGGACAGCCGCTTCGGCCAGGGCTCGGCCCCGGCGGGCTGGCTGGCCGGCCTGCTATGAGGCTTCGAGCGGGGACGCGGGCGCGCAGGAAGAGGACGGCAGCGTGCCGGAATCGCGCACGCCCGGCCCAGGGCGCACTTTGGAGAGAATGGCGTCGGTCAGGTCTCCGAGGCCCTCGCGGCTGCGGGCCGAGACCGTTATGGCCTCCGGGAAGCAGTTTTTGAGCGAGCCCCGCAGGTCCTCGGGCACGGCGTCCCATTTGTTGAGCACGAAAATCCGGGGGATGTCGCCAAGGCCCATCTCGCGCAGGATTTCGGCCACGGCCGTGGCCTGGTTTTCCACTTCCGGATGGGAGGCGTCGGCCACGGCCACGAGCAGGTCCGCCGCTTCGAGCTCTTCCAGGGTGGCCCGGAAGGCTTCCTTGAGCTCCTTGGGCAGCTCGCGGATGAATCCCACCGTGTCGGTCAGGATGATCTCGCGGTCGCAGGGAAAGCGCAGCCGCCGGCTGGTCGGGTCCAGGGTGGCGAAAAGCCGGTTCTCGGCCAGCACGGCGCTGCCGGTGAGCGTGTTTAAGAGCGTGGACTTGCCGGCGTTGGTGTAGCCCACAAGCGACACCACCGGGAGCCCCGCCCGCGCCCGGCCGGCCCGGGCCGCGGCCCGGCGCTTGCGCAGGTTTTTCAGTTCGTCCTTGATGCGGCCGATGCGTTCGCGGATGCGCCGCCGGTCCACCTCGAGCTTGGTTTCGCCCGGGCCCCGGCCGCCGATGCCGCCCATGAGCCGGGACATGGCCCTGTCCTGGCGCACCAGGCGCGGTTGCAGGTATTTGAGCTGGGCCATCTCCACTTGGAGCTTGCCCGAGCGCGTGGCCGCGTGCTGGGCGAAGATGTCCAGGATCAGCTGGGTGCGGTCGATGACCCGCAGCTGGGTCACCTCGGTGAGGTTGCGGATCTGGGACGGGGACAGCTCGCCGTCGAAGACGAGCAGCGAAGCGCCGCAGCGAAGCGCCGCCACCTCGATCTCGGCCAGCTTGCCCTTGCCCAGGATGAATTTCGGATTGACCGTCGCCACCCGCTGCACCACGGTCTCGGCCACCTCCAGGCCGGCCGTGTCGGCCAGGGCGGCCAGCTCGTCGAGGGAGGCTTCCTGGACGGCCCGGGGCGCGCTCGACACGCTGACCAGCACCGCCTTTTCCCGACCGGACGGGGCCGTGCCCGGAGCGGCCAGCTTTCCGCCTTCGCGGGCCAGTTCCTCTTCCAAGGCCGTGGCCAGGGCGTTGAAATCCTCCTCCACCTTGTCGAAAGGCAGCGGCGGCAGGATGTCGTAGGGCGCGTCCCCGGCCCCGGGCGGCAGCAGATGGGCGATGTGGAGCCTCACCGGCTGGGCGAGGTGGTTGACGGTCAGGGCGGCCACGCTGTCCAGGCGCAAAAAGAGCATGTCCGTCAGGTCCTCTTCGGTGAGGCCCTCGTCGGTCAGATGGACGTGGAGCAGGCGCAGACCGCGCAGGCGTCCGGCGCCGAGGCGGGAGCGGTCGAGTTCCGGGATGAGGATGCCCTTGGGCGTGCCGACCAGGATAAGCGACGGTCGGCCCTTGCGGTCAATTAAAAGTCCGACCTGCCGGCCGATGCCGTAGGCGATGGCGGCCAGCTCCCGGGCCTGGTCCGGGGTGTAGCCCCCGACGGACGGGTAGCGGCGGGCGCCCAGGCGCTCCAGCGCCCGCATCTGGCTGGGCTTGAGACCGACGGTGTTGCCTTGGACCTTGGCGGCGATGATGATCCCCTTTGGAAAAGCGTTGTTTGGCCGGCGGAACGTACCCCGTTAAAAGTTTTTGAAGGGGGTCCAGGGGGAAACTTTTTTCAAAAAGTTTCCCCCTGGCCGCCGGAGGCATTTTAAACAATAGTGGCGTTGCCGTCGCGCAATTTGCCCACGAGAAACCCGATGGCGATGCCGAGGATACAGCTGCCGATGCAGCTGATGCCGAAGATGGACACCAGGTCGTTGACGTTGCCGATGATCTTGCGGCCGAAAAGGATGTGGTAGAAGCCGTAGCAGATCCAGATGACCATGCCGGCGTGGAAACCGAAGAAGAGCCCGTCCATCATGCGGTCGTGCACTTCCACGGATTCGATGTATTTGTAACAGATGATCTGGGCCACCACGCCGAACAGGGTGATGGAGCCGAAGGAGGCCAGGAGCTGGATGACCATGACCACGATGGTGGCGTGCCAGGGGTCGCCCTTGCGGATGGAAACGATGATGCCCGGCAGGAGGCTTATGATCCAGAGAATCGGGACACCGACCTCTTGATAGCGTTTTTTAATGATTCCAGACACATTGGAAATGAACTGTCCCATGCTTGGTCCCATGTCCGTCCGGCCCCGGCGAAGCTGGCGCGGGACGGCGGCGATCCGAGGTGCCGACACGGCCTCGTTGTGACGCGTCGAACCGTTTTTTAAAAGCAACACGTTTTTCAAAAGAGGTCCCCGAAGGCCTTTTCAGCGGAGCGGTCGAGGAAAAATCACGTTCGGCCGCGTTGTCAAGCGCTTCGGAAAACGTCATACTGACAGCCTGTGCCGAATGCAACGCGTTTCCCGAACCCCGGCGCGCCGCGAGCTCCGGCCGACCGGCAACCCCGGCCGATAGTCATGGAACACCCCACCTCGGGCAGCGAGGGCGACAAATCCCGTCCACCGCGCGTCCTTATCGTCGACGACGAGGCCATAAACCTCGAAACGCTGGCCTGGATGCTGCGCGAGGCGGGCTTCGAGCCGCTTCGGGCCGACTGCGGCCGGATCGGCCGGGAGATCGCCGCCCGGGACCAGCCCGACCTCATCATCCTCGACATCGTGATGCCCGGCGAATCGGGCTTCGAGACGTGCGGCAAGCTCACGGCCGACCCGGCCACCGCCGACATTCCCATCATTTTCATCTCGGGCCTCGACGACGTGGACAACAAGGTCAAGGGCCTGCGCATGGGGGCCGTGGACTACGTGCCCAAGCCCTTTGCCCGGGAGGA
Proteins encoded:
- the hflX gene encoding GTPase HflX translates to MRALERLGARRYPSVGGYTPDQARELAAIAYGIGRQVGLLIDRKGRPSLILVGTPKGILIPELDRSRLGAGRLRGLRLLHVHLTDEGLTEEDLTDMLFLRLDSVAALTVNHLAQPVRLHIAHLLPPGAGDAPYDILPPLPFDKVEEDFNALATALEEELAREGGKLAAPGTAPSGREKAVLVSVSSAPRAVQEASLDELAALADTAGLEVAETVVQRVATVNPKFILGKGKLAEIEVAALRCGASLLVFDGELSPSQIRNLTEVTQLRVIDRTQLILDIFAQHAATRSGKLQVEMAQLKYLQPRLVRQDRAMSRLMGGIGGRGPGETKLEVDRRRIRERIGRIKDELKNLRKRRAAARAGRARAGLPVVSLVGYTNAGKSTLLNTLTGSAVLAENRLFATLDPTSRRLRFPCDREIILTDTVGFIRELPKELKEAFRATLEELEAADLLVAVADASHPEVENQATAVAEILREMGLGDIPRIFVLNKWDAVPEDLRGSLKNCFPEAITVSARSREGLGDLTDAILSKVRPGPGVRDSGTLPSSSCAPASPLEAS
- a CDS encoding amidohydrolase family protein, with amino-acid sequence MRVDDHAHVFTFKTFLTRAAEADLKVRLMAWHLSEAAANDAVRLAKAVLLGENADVRLAAFAATWGLGGSPILEFLRRGCLPDIGAVTDALMADTATAAEEADAAAVLLMMDVVDQDSTPEELALYETQFTQTADQAERYPGRALPFVMINPLRGNAALDYLRRGLDEGRCVGVKLYPSLGYTVTDPMIPKILRACQDAAAPIIMHCNDAGFCGPGYDCTYCSPMDWQDAVADYDVRFDFAHFGDHTKGNAASDTHPSWRDFITTLMDRFPDRVYADVSYQSGPLGTPEEREAYVAWLKGQLANEKRGKNILFGTDSFLIFLATTARNYWDFFKTALGDDFNRIAVENPARFLGLPAAGTAPDPNTALGRHVAYLRERKNAPDSRFGQGSAPAGWLAGLL
- the modD gene encoding ModD protein; the encoded protein is MALPVSDQLLERLMEEDVPYGDLTTKILGIGHKPGKIVFSTREPTVLCATEEAAGILKKFGAEIRLAKPSGEYLPEGVVFLEAEGTAAALHAGWRLALNLLEYVSGIATRTRRIVDIAKKINPDISIAPTRKSFPGTKKLAIKAVECAGARPHRLGLSESILIFKHHMAFLGGLESLCADIKRLRVEAPSMKLAIEVEDEAGALSAAKAGFDIIQVDKMASAGLIELIGKVRAINPTILIAAAGGVNEANTAEYAATGADILVLSSVFFGKTSDIGARIVPLP
- a CDS encoding AzlC family ABC transporter permease; this encodes MSYSGEHTGAPETVWRAAMGQTLPIALGYVPVGMAYGVLAGKAGLGALNVLAMSLLVYAGSAQLVAVGLFAAGASGLSIVITTLAVNLRHVLFSAAMAPLLSGWRKRELAAFSFELTDESFALHAARFGRGDTDKARTLSINLLAQASWVLGTALGVIVGDALGDGRAFALDFALPGMFVALLAGQLKGLSHVAAALAGAAFSLVAALHGASGFGTLAAGLAGAACGTAVAAWTDR
- a CDS encoding alpha/beta hydrolase, which produces MKIVAFVLTALGLAYGSYLVYLYIAQDGMVFPGRAADAAREQEIGRYYADLRPFDVTAADGTKLTGYYLPRTRNGHPAPAVLYFCGNAEQQSGFFLWSPNELQPYGVAGVDYRGYGHSAGKATEKALKSDALAVYDALAQKLGDDPRILVMGRSLGTALAAWVAARRPVAGLILVTPFDSLASVGQQAHPFVPVRLLMKYPFNVLPDAAKVRAPTLFLVAGEDTLVPPVHAERLAAAWKGPKEVRVIDGATHGNIVDTPEYWTYIRDFVKKHLH
- a CDS encoding AzlD domain-containing protein; its protein translation is MDGQIGIFCIICAMAAVTYATRCAPLLVLSGRTLPAPVIRFLSHVPAAVLAALAAPALLIQENHLQLGLENLTLWAGLAALALAIKTRGFFGPVALGMAIVAVGRLF
- a CDS encoding DUF1835 domain-containing protein, giving the protein MPQSLDRTRKAFQLNLEQQRKRAKDLCRAARRGDPAALARVAKCLAGAGKAAPADAQAFKLADAQWVIARELGLGGWARLKEHIAAMERERAAIGGHEAPDHGPKTLHIRCGGDIAEALRQAGFTGDYLEYANPFCQGPVTGEPDDPERLLERARFLAQSYGNHLGITFSQCETRLRREEDRLAAAPRDYERVVLWFEHDSFDQLILIRCLSLFAAHRPPLLDLVSANRFPGSRRFLGLGQLPPEGLRLLWAGRNPVSAQQTALGQKAWKALQSPDPTGLAALADERSGLLPDLSPALRRHLRELPSVRNGLSLTEELVLASLARGGETIGDIFHGLLTDREPLPWLGDIMFLYIVEAMGKALRPPYAISPETASEPWQRRFLTITPVGEQVLSGERDWLTLMPPERWVGGVRIAPGAGAWRWDEDKNRPVFVRQPTPASPSPHL